GTAAGCCACGCCTGTCGTTATTGGTTGACGGGAAAGGGGATTCCGGGGTATTCTTTTTTCATGCTGCGCATATTCAGCGGGTTGTACAAGGGACGCAAGTTGCGGTCCGTGCGTCATCCCGATGTCCGCCCCACCACGGCGCGGGTCAAACTGGCGTTCTTTGACGTCATGCAGTCGGAAGTGCGCGAAGCGGTGTTTCTGGACGGTTTTGCCGGCACCGGCAACATCGGCATCGAGGCCCTGAGCCGCGGGGCCCGCTACGTGGTGTTCGTGGAAGAGTTAACTGATTGCGTCAAGGCCCTGAAGTACAACCTGGAAAAGATCGGCGTGCCGCCCGACCAATACCGCATTA
This region of Candidatus Aminicenantes bacterium genomic DNA includes:
- the rsmD gene encoding 16S rRNA (guanine(966)-N(2))-methyltransferase RsmD, which codes for MLRIFSGLYKGRKLRSVRHPDVRPTTARVKLAFFDVMQSEVREAVFLDGFAGTGNIGIEALSRGARYVVFVEELTDCVKALKYNLEKIGVPPDQYRIINGDYNRSVIRLAKDGFKFDLAFLDPPYGLLEFADPVKVVAKRDVLAPGGQVILERPVLRDFSSRWMKLVRSQKVGNRRLDYYAALGDGS